The Paraburkholderia sp. FT54 genome contains the following window.
CGACGAAGCGCATCCCGGCGAAGGTGAGATCGGTCTCCTGATACCCCTTGGACGCGTTTATGACAGCCCTCTCGGATAACGTGGACGGCGCAAGCGTCGACGATAAAATGTGTACGAGCTATAAGACAAACGAATACGATCGTGTCTTTCTGAAGTCGTTCCATGTGCTTAGACTCAGGACGCCACATGCCGATCGAATTGCGCGATACGTCGAATCCGATTTGGTAAATCGTCGCCATCGCTTCATCCACTGTCGGGAAAGTCGCCGCGTTTTCATCCGAGGGATCAACGTTCTTCCGCGCGAGGGCTACGAGCGATTCGGTGTTACCCGTTTCCACAAGGAGGACGCACCAGCCTCCAACAATTCTTTGCATCATAAAATCGGAAATGAGACCACCGGCGCGCTGTGCGCTTGCGACCTCAACCGGAACAAGGCGAGTTTTTTTCCGTTGTGTCATAGGATGTGTTTTCCCGTGGCGTTAGCCGTCTGTTCTACTACGCGGCACGATTGCGCATGCCAGCGGCCAGCTCGGACACACCGACGCTATCAAGCATTCTGGCGTAGTCCTCCCTGTGCGTCTGGTGGGCCGCGTCGCCCATGCTCGGGTCCGTCGGGCTTTTCGATTGTCGTAGCCGCTCGCGGAGTTGCACCTTCCGGTTGACCGGCATATTAGAGGCCCTTGCGTTACAGTCCGAATGCGTCAAAACAAGATTTGACGGGTGATCCGTGCCCCCATCCGATTTGGCGAGGATATGTTCTATGGTGGTGTCGTCTTCAGGCATGCCAACGCCGCAATAGAAGCAATCTGTCCCATCACGGTCGCGTAATCTGGCGATTTGTCGGCGACGTTTTTTGTCTTGACTCCCGCACACTCCGCTAGAAGGTGATGGAGGCGAAGGATTGCCAATAGGCCGGGTGAGCCGGACGGTAAGCGGCACCGCGCAAACTTCGACTGCGTGCCCTTTCTTTAGCAGGACGTCTGCTCGCGCGTGCGTACAATTCGCGAGTGGGACGCCATTTTCGTCGTTCACCAATACGTCGGCACGTGGCATGTCTTTTCCGTCGTCAGTTGACGCGATTCCACTCGGCGTAACTCGCGCCGAAGACAGAGGGAACAACGTCGAGGCCTTCAAACGACACCGGTCGGTCGTCTTTTGGATAGCCCATCGCAGGAGACGCCTTCAGGATGCCGAGCATGCGAGCGCTATGTTTGCCTGAAGACGCTACCTCAGCGAGGACTTCTGACCCGATTTGATGGATCAGCGTCCAGGTCAGCGCTCCTGCCGCGCTATGACGTAGCACAGCGGCGGGCACAGCGTCTTTGAGATCCGCATCTGCGGCATACAACGCGTCCATTGTTTCTCCGTTTTCCTGTCTGGCACACGCGAAGCGGCGCGAGCGCTTTTCCTATGACTCACTGAGGTAGATTCGCCACATTCCCCGATAACCACCCTCGTTCCAAAAACCCTCCAAGATTGGACTTCCAGGTACCCGATGTAGCGAGGCGCGACCGTCCGCAGCGACGCAATCAAGATGGTAATGGCCCGGCGCTTCGGCCTTGCCGCGGTACGCGACCACTCCGTCGTCCTCGTACTCGACAACGATCGACTGATCGCCAATCCTGACCGAGCACGGCCACATTTCCGACGGTCTTGTGTCCCCATGGAACGTCTCCATGCGGCAATCGAGGTACAAGACAGGCGATGCTGCAATGGGCTGTTTGGTCATCATATTTTGCGGTGTCAGGTTGTAGGTTGAAGAGTCGGTTGGATGCGTCGCACGTCGTGTCCGTCGTTGTACAGCAATACGTTCCCTTCAAGTCGATGTTCGGTAGTCTCATCAAGGCTCGGGTTGAAATCCTTTCCCGGTGTCTCCGTCCATTCGGACTTCATGCAAGCTCATAGACGCCGTGGTCTACAACTCGCATGAGCGAGCGAAACCGATGCCGATACTCTTTCGTAAGAGCGACACTCAGCACAATCGCGTCCCCGACAGGCCAAGGAAGTGTGCCGTTCGCCTGCGCGACGCGGTTCATCATGCTCTGAGATACATGTCGTTGACCATGAGCCAACGCATTCCGTACGACGGCGGCCTCGACGAGGCCCGCTTTCTTGCTCTCCACCTCACTCCAGTCTCGACCTATGTCGTTCATTATCTGCGTACCCCACACCTCAACGCCCCCGTTCTTCACCAAATTGGCAATGCAATCGTTATTTGCGAGGTACTGAGTACGCAACGGAGTGTTCGCATGGGAAATCTTAGCTAACTCCTCATAGGCCTCTGACATTGCAACCTGCATTAAGCCGTATGAGTGAAGCAACACAACCGTGGCGAGCATATGGCGATCTGCAAGCACCGTCGCGAACCTGTCTCCTGTTGACTCGAACTTACAATCACCACTGCCGATACGAAGCTCAGCCGTTGCCGCATCTGCGAGGGGGAGACCGCTCCAAGCGCGTGCCTGTGCCCCGAACACGTGATCCGACAGTGCGAAGAACTCCGTGAGCTTTTTCCAGTCTTCCCATACGGGAAGTGTAAATTTTGCCATTGTGTTTTCCTGTTTGACTCGCACGACGGGCGCGAGCGCTTTTCCGTGGACTCAGGGTTGAATCACAAACTGTTCGCGCGACTGCCCTTTGATCCACAAGGGTTCACGTCCCATACCGCTCCATGTAGCACCGGACACCGGATCGCAATACTTCGCCGGTTTGGCCCCAGGCTTAAAGCCACCGAGTTCTGCGAAGCATTTCGCCACGCAAGCGCGAGTTGCAATAAGCCGTTCAGCGAACGGCCGCGATGGCCACCCGAAGGAGACTTTCGGAATTTCCCGTTAGTGGCCGTTCAATGGGAGCGTTAAAAGCCTTGGGGTTGTAACTCCGATGCCAACCCGAACTGTTCCAGTAACTCGGTAGCTTCGCGCGACAGTGGTTTCCTTGGTGGCTCGTATCTCGCAAGTCATTTAATAAGGTCACCGTCGGACCTGGGCAAGCAGATGAGCTCCGATCGGAGACCAGCGCATTTGTTGACGCTTGCACATGCGCTGATTGAGTACCTGATTGACTGCAGACTCGGCCGTGGCGGTCGAGATAGTTTTGCCGCAACGATGTCGCGCGCCGTAGTTCATCGTCGACCCGCCATTCGCTTCGACGTATTCAACAGGCTCGCGAGTCCGGTAGTCAAGCTGCGCCAGACTCTCTGCAATGCCCGGAGTTTCAGGCACGATCATCCGACAGAGAATCAGGATGCTCTGCATCCGGGTTTTCGCCTTATCGCGCTTCGCGTGCCAGAAGCACCAGCGCAGCTTGTCAACCCGGGAGATCAGCACACGTCGGGGCGCCTTTTCCGTTTCTGTCCGCGCACGCATGCCCTTGATGATTTGCTCGCGTATGGAACCAGTCCAGGACAGGTGTAGAAGAAGACGGCAATCACAACAAGCGATTTACTGGAGGCCATTTGCACCATCGGTGATGACCGAAAGCAGTTCCGCGGTCGCCCGCTCGGGGACGAATTCGGTCATCGGACTATACGGATACTCCATCTGGAAGGGCGTCTCGCACGGACAGCAAACGATCCGGGCACTCCGAAAGGGCACGGTACCAAACACCGTATCCACCTTGCGAATCCGCCGGTCCTTGAGCTCAAGGAAACGGTGGCAGCGGGTACAGAAGCGTCGCAGCATACAGACCTCTTCAGCTTGTGCCGCCACCACAAGCCTCTGAAGCCTGTGCGGCACATCTTTCCTTTCGGCCAGCGGCAGGCCGATCTTCTCCGGTTCAAGTTGGCGATAGGGACGTTCGAGCTCACAGATTTCGAACGTATCTGTTTCATCCCAATCGGTGGTGGATCTCAACGCGGATTGTGATTTTCATCCCAACCCTCCAGCGGCCACGGCTGCCGCAATCCTAGGCGCCCTGCGCTGAAACCCCAAGGTTTTTAACGCCCCCTTATCCAGTTGACCGCTTATGACGGGAGCCATTCACGGCACAGTGCCTCCTCAATGTCAAATCCGTAATCCGTTCGTCACGCTGTGGTAGCGAGTCAAACCTAGGATGAACCTTTGGATCCTGTTCCCTGACCACCCTAACGAAACTCATGCAGACTACTGCCCGGCTACTTGCCCTTGCTTGCCTTTGCGTGGCGTCGACAGCCTTTGCCGCAAAATCACCGACAGACCCGCTGAGGGTTCTTTCAACCACCCCGCTACCACACGTCACAGGTGGCGATTTCGACCATTTCGCAGTCGACCTGGCTCATTCCCGCCTGTATGTGTCAGCCGAGAAGTACGGCTCGATTGAAGTATTCCAGTTGCCCAATGGCGAGCATCTTGCGAGCGTTACGAACGTTGCGAAGTCTCCTCACAAGATACTGTTGGCACACAACGGTCAGGAATTGTTCATAGCGGATGCGGGCGACTCGAACGTCAAGGTCGTCGATACGAACAGCTTTCAAGTCAAGAAAGTGATTCCACTCGATCCGCAACCGGACTCCGGCGTAGCGGATAGCAAGAGCGGGATCTTTTTTTGGGTAACGGCGGCGCGAAGTCACTTCGTGAGAACGCGTATATCAGCCTGATTTCACTTGCTGACGATTCTGTACTGGGGAGAATCGATGTTCCTGCGGGACAGTTGAAGGCCATGGTCATCGACCATGCTACGCAGCGCCTCTTCGTGAACATGCGCGACAAAAACGAAATCGGCGTTATCGATCTGAACACCCGCAAGCTGATGAGTCTCTGGCATGTTCCCGGCCCAAGCCGAGATTCGGCTATGGCGCTCGATCCGAAGTCCGGGCGCCTGTTCGTCGGTTCGCGCAACCCCGGCAAGCTGTTCGTGCTGGACGCACGCGACGGCTCTGTGATCCAGTCTCTCGATATCGTCGACATCTCCGACGATATGACTTTCGACTCGCAGCATCAGCGCCTCTACGTTACCGGCGCAGAAGGACTCGATGTCGTCAAACAGGTCGATCCGAACCACTACACGATCGAGCAACACATCAACACACTGGGTGGCAAGACCTCGATCTATGTTCCGTCATTAAAGAGGCTCTACGTTGTTCACACGAAGGGTCCGCAGGCAGCGGAAGCTGGACTCCAGGTGCTCAGCGTCCGCTGAGTCCAGACATGGCGCGCCGGCGCAGTTCAACTGCGCCGGCGCGTGTCAGGTGAGTCGCGTACTCGCCTTCAGGCCGATTCCCTCAGGCAATCTAGTCGGTCTGCGTGAAATCAAACGATTGCTCGACCACGACCTGACCACCGCCGTCGACCTTGCATTGGTACTGAGCCATCGCACGTCGTACCGATCCGTCAAAAACCCCCGGAGGCGTCGACTTGACGATATCGACCCGGGCGACCCTGCCGCCTTCGATCGTCGCACGCGCCGTGACTTCGCCGGAGATTCCCTCGGCTAACGCCCGCGGCGGCATGTCGGGCTTCGCCTGCACCGGACACACAATTGCAATGTCGGCGGGTGCCGCAGCGGCAGCGCTCGTGTTGCTGGATCCCGCGGTTGAAGGACCCGACGCGGCTGGCGCAGCATGCGCCGTAGAAGGCGCCTCCTGTGTCGCGACGGGCGTCGGAACAACCGGCGCCGGTGCGGCTGTCGGCGTGGCAGCGTGACGTTGTACTGGGGCAGCCGGTCGTGCCACCGGTTTTGGCACCGGAAGATCCGATTGCTGCTTCACCACTTTCCTGATGACCGGCGGTGGTGGCGGAGGCGGCGGTGGCGTAACGGCTTTGACAATCCGCATCTGCATGACCGGTGACACGTGTGCCGGCTTCGGAGCGGGCATATGCACCGACATCATAGCCGCTATCAGCATCCCCTCGATTGCAAACGCAGCGAGAATGGCGATGGTCATTGCATTGCCGGACCCTGGCTGTGACGTCATGGTCGGCCACAGTGCTCCACGGGGTTTGCTCGAGATACTCATGTTCATTACGCTCGCCTCCACAGACTATTGCGCATCGGTCGCGAGCGCGACCGAACTGATCCCCGCAGAGCGCACCAGATCCATGGTTTTGATGATCGTCTCGTACTCGACTCCCTTGTCGCCCGCAATCGTCACATTGACCTGCTTCGTGGCCTCCATGTCCTTCAGGCGTGCAGTGAGTTGCGGCGCAGAAATGTCGTTCCGGTCGAGGTGCAGTTCTCCGTCCTTCTCCACCCCGACCATCACGTCAACCGTGTTGAGTTGCGTCGCGGTGGACGATTGCGGCAATTCCAGCTTGAGTCCAGTGCCCTGAATCATCTTGAGCATGACAAGCATGAAGAAAACGAGCAGAAACATCATGATGTCGATCATCGGAATGATCTCGATCCGTGGTTTCTCTTCATTGCCAAAGTAGTGAGCCCGATGGTTTCTCACGGTGTTCTCCGTATGTGAAGTGGCCGCGACTCAAGCGGCAAGCCGCGTGACGAGCATCGACTTGATGATGTCCATCTGCAGAAGAACCATTCGCACGCGCTTGTTCAGATAGTTGAGCGCCACGACGCCGACGAGAGCGATCGTCAGGCCGCAAGCGGTGGCGATCAGCGCGTGCGCGATGCCGCCGGAGACGGCCATCGGATCGCCGGTTCCCGACGAGCCCAGAATATTGAACGAGCCGATCATGCCGATAATGGTGCCCAGCAGGCCGAGCAACGGCCCGAGGGTCACCGCGGTATCCAGCACCCACAGGTTACGGTCGAGCTTTCTCATCTGTAACATGATGCTTTCTTCAACTTCGCGCTCGAAGTCTTCCACAGGTTGGCCCTGCGATTCGATCGCGGACCTCATCAGTTCGCTTTGCACCGATCCCTGGTAATGTTGAACGAGTTTCTTCACATCGTCGGCCTTGGCGCGGCCTACCTGCTTGAGGTCGTATTCGAGGCTGACGCCGCTGCGCACGGACGTGCCGAAGAAAATCGCGCGTTCGATGATGATCGCGAGCGCGGCCACAAAGATCACTGCCATCAAGGGCAACAAGCCGAATGACTGAAGCGATGAGTCGATAATGATACGAAGCATGATGCTACCTTCCAGGTGGTGTCTTGAATCTGCCGCCGGCCGGCGTATCGCGGTTGCGATGCCGCCAGCGGCGCGGTTGAGGTGACGGCGCTACGTTACTGGCTGCTTTGCGGCATGCGCTGCGCGACCAGGACGTTGAACGTGCCGGGCACGATGCTCGGATGCGGATGCGGATTATCGGCAGTCGCGGCGGGCGTCGAACCGAACTTCGACGAGACCAAGTAGACGCGATGAGCATCGCCGTCGAGAACCATCGACTTCGCGCCCACTTCCGTCGGCACGTTCTGCAGCACGGTGTAGTGGTCCGCGTCGTCTTCGTGCACCACGGTCAGCGTTCCGTCTGCGCCGTTCGAGCTAAACGCGGTCTTGAGCACCGGATCGAACGCTGCGGCATCCGGGTGGCCGCCGATCGGCAGTTGGGCAACCTGGCGACCGGAGCGCGCATCGATCACCATCATCCGGTTGTTCGCGCAGACGGTGAAGAGCCGTTCCGACTTCGTATCGATCGCGAGTCCCGACGGCTCTTCGCAAGGCGCGATCGACCAGTGAGCGAGCACCTTGTTCGATTTTCCGTCCATCGCGACGATCTCTCCCTTGTCTTCGACGTTGACGAAGATGCGACCGTCGCTGTCAGCCGCCAGCGATTCAGGCTTGCCGCCGACCGGCATCGTCGCGACAACCTTGCGCGTAACCGGATCGATCGCGCTGACGCTCTCGTCATGGCCATTGCTGACATAGAGGCGCTTCAGTTGGGGCGCATACATGATGCCGTCCGGGTCCGGGCCGCCCGCCTTCATCGTTTCGACGGTGCGCAGCGTGTCTAGATCGACCACCGTGATCGTGTCGGCACGGCCGTTGGTGATGAAGCCGAGCTTCCGGTCCTGAACGAACGCGAAACCATGCACGCCGTCCGTGTTGGCGATCTCGCCCACCAGCTTGCCGGATCCGGTATCGACAACCTGGACATGATTGGCCCGGCTGATGAACAGGTGTTGACGAACCGCGTCATACCCGACGTAGTCCCAGCCCTCTGTGCCGCCCAACGCGTAGTGCTTCACGACTTCGAACTCACCGTGATTCGCGCCCGGTACTGCATGCGCCGTGCTGCCCAGTAGCAGTGTGGAGGACAGTGCCAGCGTAGTTACTGCCTGAACAATAGACTTGAGTTTCATGTTGATCCTGTTTTTTGCGGGTTATTCGTTGATCGTCAAACCAACCATCACGGTCGGGCCGTAGAACTCGCGCTGGATCGGACGATCCGGCGAGCCCTCGTAGAACTTCAGCGGCGTGTTCAGGATGTTGCGAACGTCGAGATAGATGCCAACATCCTTTCTGATCTGATAACTGCCGCCGAAGTCGAGCGAGAAGCGCGACGCCGTATAGACGTCGGTTGCAGCAGAACTGCCCACCGCCCACAGGCTCTTGCCCACATAGGAGGCCGACAGGCGCATGTCCAACGGACCACGCTCGTAGAACACGCTGGCGTTATACGAATTGCGCGGACCAGATGGCAGCGTGTGGTCGTCGCCCGGGCGAATATCCAGGTGCGAATTGGTCCATGTCCAGTTCGCGCCTGCGCCCAGGCCGCTCAAGAACCCCGGCAACTGCGTAAAGTGCTGCTCATAGTTGGCGGTGACACCGCGCACACGTGCCGACGAGACGTTGGCAAAGCTTACGAGCTTGATGGGGCCGGAATACCCCGGGAGATAAGGCGAGCTGAAGACGGTAGATGACTGGCCCACGACGTAGTCGGTCATCGACTTGTCGAACGCGCCGAGCGAAATGATCCCGCCATGCGGCAGATACTTCTCGAACTGAATATCGAAGTTCTGCGAAGTGGTCGGCTTCAGGTTCGGGTTGCCGGTGGTCACGGTTCCCGTTCCCGGATCGGCCATGACCGACGCACTACTCTGGGCAAAGCCCGGACGCGCGATCGTGGTCGAATAGATCGCGCGACCCACCAGCGTCGGTGTGAAGTCGTAGCGCAACTGCACGGACGGAAACAGATTGAAGTAGTTGTTCGCCGTCCGGTTTGGCGTGACCGAACTGCCGTTGATCAGATTGCCGTCGAAGCTATCCTGCGTCCATTCGCCCCGCAGCCCCGCGAGCACGCCCAGGCGGCCCCAGCCGAACTGATACTGGCCATACATGCTGTAGATGTTCTCGTTGATAGCCGAGAACGCGGCGGCGTCCTTCAACGGGTAGGCCGTGACGTTACCGTTGGCTGCAGCGGCACCATAGAGGCCGCTCATGACGCCATCGCTGATGGCCGGCCCGATGTTGTACATGCCGTTGTAGAAAACGATCGGAGCGCCGAACACCGCCTGCGACAGCGGGATTCCCGCGGCCGGCGCGTACGTGTAGTTGCTCTGCGCGCTGGCGAAGGTCATTCGGCGCAGGCCGGCACCGAACTTGAACTGCTCGTCCTCGGCACTCGTGAAGTGACTCGGCAGCGTGTAGTTGACGTTGGCCGACCACTCATTGGTCTTGACATACTGCGACGAGTTGACGATCTGGCCCAGCGTGTAGCCGGCGGGATCAGCCGGGTTCGGACCGGACACGATCGATTGCGTCGCGTAGTCAGAGCCGGGGTAATACGTCACCGTGGCCGGGGCGCCGTTGTTGAACGTCGAATTCAGGTCGTACGGTTTGTCGTAAGTGCCACTGGTGAAGCCGGCGCGATAATCGATTTTCCCGGGGCCGATGCTGTTTTCACCGCCTAGCGCAAAGAGTTGCGTTCGCAGCGTCTCCTTCTCGTCGCGCAATCCCTTCGCATAGGTCGCCGTATCCGTGAGCGTGCCGTCCGCATTCTGGACTGGATTGCCAGTGAAGTTGGTCTGCAGATCTTGCCGGTTCACGTTCTCCGTATAGCCGAAGTTGTAGTAGCGGAAATACCATTTGTTGTCGGCGTTAGGCTGAAAGTCCAGTTCGCCGCCGTAGCCAAGGCGCTTGCGATGATAGTTGTAGTAACGCGGGTCGGTTTGGGCGTAGGCCTTGTTCGGAATGCCCGGCGCATCGACATAGGCGTTTTCTTCGTCATCGACGCCGCGATGGTCCTGGTTGTAGGCAAAGGTACCGATGAAGGTGAACGGCGCGTCGGAATATGACGTAATGCCCGAACCGAGACCGGCAATGCCTTGCGCGCCGAAGCGAGCACCCGCTGTCATCTCGACATCCTGAATTGTGCTACCGCGCAGCGTCTCGACACCTGAACCGAGCCTGGCGTCCAGGAACGGCTTGCCCGACGGGGGCAACTTGCGAGGCGAAATGTCGATCGTGCCGCCGAGCGCATCCGCATCCTGCTCCGGCTTGTTGGTGTAGGTCACGAGGATCTGCCCGATCATGCCGGCCGGAATCGTATCGAGCGCGACAGCACGCCCGCCGTTCTGGGCTGAAGCCGGGTTGGTCGGCGGCAAATGGATGCCCGCAAAGCTCGTGCTGTTCAGGTTGGTATCGAGACCTCGAATGTTGACGTACCGGCCCTCACCCGAATCCGTTTCAAGCGACACGCCCGGCGCGCGAGCAACCGCTTCCGCAGCACTGACGTCGGGCAATTTGCGGATGTCGTCAGCAGTCTGGATGTTCACCATGTTCGCCGCGTTCTGCTGGGTCGCCCGCGCGACAACGTTTGCGCTGCGCCGCGACGTGACAGTTACGCGGTCGAGCGAGGGAACGGCTGCGTCCATGGTGAGGTCGTCGCTTGTCGTGGCGTTCTCGCGCACCACCACAGTCCGTTCGACGGCGGCAGCGCGAGTCGGCGTGATGACCAGTGTGTATTGCCCTGCCGCAAGACTGGCAAAACTAAAAGCGCCATCAGACGAGGTGGTGGTGCTCGTCCCCGTCTCGCGAATCTGAATCCGGGCGCCGGCGAGCGGACGCTTGTTCGCGCTCGACAGCACGTGACCCTGCAACGTCGCCGTATCCGCCGCATACGCGCCGCTCATTGTCGCGCCGCTCACCAGTCCCACCAACAGCCCTGTCATATGCCTGTTCGGCATGTTTATTCTCCGTCAATCGTTGCAAACATCCTGACCCGGATACACCTGTACCTGGTGTCAGGTATGCAGAAATTCAGGCGGCCTCCACGAAGCTGCGCGACTTAGTGAATCAGATAGGATCACTAATGATATGACACTATTTATCGCACAGAATCCCATCGACGGTACCCGGATCGATGTCATGCGTCGCACCTCCCACTTCCCTCGTGCATCGCCTTCGATGCGGAAGACGTTTTACGGAACTACTGTGACGCCAAAGTGTCAATTTTGACAACTTAGCGACAGTTCATCGTCATTTGAAGATAAACGATTACGAAATATCACCGACATTGCTTCAACAATACGTAAGTAAATCAACTCGTTAGGTTCGTTCGCGCGTGGCTCGTCCTGAAACATAAATGGGATTTAACTTTTATATCGTCATCTGACGACATCTGACGGATGACGTCAGGCTTCGCAACATGCATGGAGGGGCTCTGGTGCAAATAGCGCGGGGGCGAATCGGTTAAGGTGTCGGTCTGAACGAATTGAGAGCCGCCGATGAGCAAGCTGAAGAGTCTGGAGGAACTGTTCGCGGGCCGTCATTTTGACCGCGATGTGATCATTCTGTGTGTTCGCTGGTACCTGCGCTACGAGCTTAGCCTGCACGATCTGGCCGAAATGATGGCGGAACGGGGTCTGTCGCTGGCGCACACGACGATCCTGCGCTGGGTGCGTCGCTTTGCGCCGGAATTCGTCAAACGGTGGAACCGCTTTTGCAGGCCCACCGGCCAGTCGTGGCGTGTCGACGAGACTTACCTCAAGCTGCACGGCAAGTGGGTCTATCTTTATCGGGCGGTGGATCGGGCAGGTCAGACGGTCGACTTCATGCTCAGCGCCAGGCGTGACGTGAAGGCGGCAAAAGCGTTTTTCAGGAAGGCAATCAAACATCAAGGCCAGCCGCCGAAGACCATCACGCTTGATGGCTACGGCGCCTCGCACCGCGCCGTGCGCGAGATGAAGGCCGATGGCTTGCTGCCGGAGGACACGAAGGTCCGATCCTCGAAATATCTCAATAATCTGGTCGAGCAGGACCACCGCAACATCAAGTCCCGGACGAAAGTCATGCTCGGCTTCAAACGTTTCCGGAACGCAGCGATCACTCTCTCAGGTATTGAACTGGTACATCGTATTCGCAAGGGCCAATTCAGCCTCGCGAAACTCCGCCTCAAAGATACCGCTGCGCCCGCTGTCTGGATGGCCGTCCTGTCTGCCTGATCAGGTATCCTTGATATAACAAAATATCTCGTCCATATCGACTATTTGCACCAGAGCCGTTTGCAGCCCCCCAGATATTCGCAAACCACGTCCGATCTGGGTTC
Protein-coding sequences here:
- a CDS encoding HNH endonuclease, whose amino-acid sequence is MPRADVLVNDENGVPLANCTHARADVLLKKGHAVEVCAVPLTVRLTRPIGNPSPPSPSSGVCGSQDKKRRRQIARLRDRDGTDCFYCGVGMPEDDTTIEHILAKSDGGTDHPSNLVLTHSDCNARASNMPVNRKVQLRERLRQSKSPTDPSMGDAAHQTHREDYARMLDSVGVSELAAGMRNRAA
- a CDS encoding DUF2471 family protein, with the translated sequence MDALYAADADLKDAVPAAVLRHSAAGALTWTLIHQIGSEVLAEVASSGKHSARMLGILKASPAMGYPKDDRPVSFEGLDVVPSVFGASYAEWNRVN
- a CDS encoding energy transducer TonB, encoding MTIAILAAFAIEGMLIAAMMSVHMPAPKPAHVSPVMQMRIVKAVTPPPPPPPPPVIRKVVKQQSDLPVPKPVARPAAPVQRHAATPTAAPAPVVPTPVATQEAPSTAHAAPAASGPSTAGSSNTSAAAAAPADIAIVCPVQAKPDMPPRALAEGISGEVTARATIEGGRVARVDIVKSTPPGVFDGSVRRAMAQYQCKVDGGGQVVVEQSFDFTQTD
- a CDS encoding biopolymer transporter ExbD, with translation MRNHRAHYFGNEEKPRIEIIPMIDIMMFLLVFFMLVMLKMIQGTGLKLELPQSSTATQLNTVDVMVGVEKDGELHLDRNDISAPQLTARLKDMEATKQVNVTIAGDKGVEYETIIKTMDLVRSAGISSVALATDAQ
- a CDS encoding MotA/TolQ/ExbB proton channel family protein — protein: MLRIIIDSSLQSFGLLPLMAVIFVAALAIIIERAIFFGTSVRSGVSLEYDLKQVGRAKADDVKKLVQHYQGSVQSELMRSAIESQGQPVEDFEREVEESIMLQMRKLDRNLWVLDTAVTLGPLLGLLGTIIGMIGSFNILGSSGTGDPMAVSGGIAHALIATACGLTIALVGVVALNYLNKRVRMVLLQMDIIKSMLVTRLAA
- a CDS encoding TonB-dependent receptor, with the translated sequence MPNRHMTGLLVGLVSGATMSGAYAADTATLQGHVLSSANKRPLAGARIQIRETGTSTTTSSDGAFSFASLAAGQYTLVITPTRAAAVERTVVVRENATTSDDLTMDAAVPSLDRVTVTSRRSANVVARATQQNAANMVNIQTADDIRKLPDVSAAEAVARAPGVSLETDSGEGRYVNIRGLDTNLNSTSFAGIHLPPTNPASAQNGGRAVALDTIPAGMIGQILVTYTNKPEQDADALGGTIDISPRKLPPSGKPFLDARLGSGVETLRGSTIQDVEMTAGARFGAQGIAGLGSGITSYSDAPFTFIGTFAYNQDHRGVDDEENAYVDAPGIPNKAYAQTDPRYYNYHRKRLGYGGELDFQPNADNKWYFRYYNFGYTENVNRQDLQTNFTGNPVQNADGTLTDTATYAKGLRDEKETLRTQLFALGGENSIGPGKIDYRAGFTSGTYDKPYDLNSTFNNGAPATVTYYPGSDYATQSIVSGPNPADPAGYTLGQIVNSSQYVKTNEWSANVNYTLPSHFTSAEDEQFKFGAGLRRMTFASAQSNYTYAPAAGIPLSQAVFGAPIVFYNGMYNIGPAISDGVMSGLYGAAAANGNVTAYPLKDAAAFSAINENIYSMYGQYQFGWGRLGVLAGLRGEWTQDSFDGNLINGSSVTPNRTANNYFNLFPSVQLRYDFTPTLVGRAIYSTTIARPGFAQSSASVMADPGTGTVTTGNPNLKPTTSQNFDIQFEKYLPHGGIISLGAFDKSMTDYVVGQSSTVFSSPYLPGYSGPIKLVSFANVSSARVRGVTANYEQHFTQLPGFLSGLGAGANWTWTNSHLDIRPGDDHTLPSGPRNSYNASVFYERGPLDMRLSASYVGKSLWAVGSSAATDVYTASRFSLDFGGSYQIRKDVGIYLDVRNILNTPLKFYEGSPDRPIQREFYGPTVMVGLTINE
- a CDS encoding IS6 family transposase translates to MKSLEELFAGRHFDRDVIILCVRWYLRYELSLHDLAEMMAERGLSLAHTTILRWVRRFAPEFVKRWNRFCRPTGQSWRVDETYLKLHGKWVYLYRAVDRAGQTVDFMLSARRDVKAAKAFFRKAIKHQGQPPKTITLDGYGASHRAVREMKADGLLPEDTKVRSSKYLNNLVEQDHRNIKSRTKVMLGFKRFRNAAITLSGIELVHRIRKGQFSLAKLRLKDTAAPAVWMAVLSA